DNA sequence from the Myotis daubentonii chromosome Y, mMyoDau2.1, whole genome shotgun sequence genome:
gTGCTCAACTAGtgagatacctggccaggcctgtggtttttctctttaacatgacttagaagatacatgtatatggaaatgtcacgatagtcaaacccatataaggagtcaaatggcttctgatggtccttgatctgtaagaccttttttcttttcaatcctcacccaaggatatttttccattgatttttatagagagtgaaagacagagggaaagacagagagaaatatcaatgtgagaggaacacatcgatttgttgcctcctgcacaatccctgacCAGGTCCTGGGCCGggtagaagcctgcaaccaaggcacatgcccttgatgggaatcaaacccacgacctttctgtccacaggctgaggctctatccactgttccacactgaccagggctgtagaaaagactttgatatggggtctctggatttctgaagaagagtagtgcagacaaagaaaaagaaaagtagactgtGAAGGAACACTTTGTGGGAGGCAGAGCTTGCACTGTCAACACAGAATGATTCTGGAGACAGGTCTTACCAGGAGACAGAGCGTAAGGCACAGGCAGCCttgcccacacatgccctgaccaaaactttctccttcagcagaaccaaagccagagatccacacatgtccctcctgctctgtggccttctccagtcagacattcctcagccaacatgtgaaacgcaatcacccctctgagattctgccaggAGCACCTGCAGGAAAAAACCTCCAGTCAGAGGAACCCGGCCCAGAGCGTCAaaatcaacagcagcagcaacatcctGGTCCACATGGGTGGAATGACAAAGCTGAAGGTCAAGAGGTCAAAGGAACTTCCAAACCTTTGCTTAAAAGGATCAGGCACAGAGGAACTTCAAGGGACTCTTTCAAGCCTCCCAACAGACAAATAGGGAGCTCCAGTGAGCGTGAGAGAAtaatggaggaagagcccagcacaggccaggacgtgaatccaaagaacagaggcaaattatctgtgggagtaagaatgtcaaaaattgtaacaatcaatcatggagggtgtgggcaaggcttcaatgataagtcacatatcgacacacaccagaggacacactcaggggagaagccatatgtgtgcagggagtgtgggaaaggctttacacggaagtcacatctcatcagacaccagaggacacactcaggggagaagccatatgtgtgcagcgagtgtgggaaaggctttacacggaagtcacatctcatcagacaccagaggacacactcaggggagaagccatatgtgtgcagggagtgtgggcgaggatttacacagaagtcatctctcatcacacaccagaggacacactcaggggagaagccctatgtgtgtagggagtgtgggcgaggctttaaagataagtcaagtctcatcaaacaccagaggacacactcaggggagaagccatatgtgtgcagggagtgtggcagaggctttagagataagtcaggtctcatcaagcaccagagaacacactcaggggagaagccctatgtttgcagggagtgtgggagaggctttagagataagtcaggtctcatcaaacaccagagaacacactcaggggagaagcccaatgtttgcagggagtgtgggcgaggctttacagataattcaagtctcatcaaacaccagaggacacactcaggagataagccctatgtgtgcagggagtgtgggagaggctttagagataagtcaggtatcatcaaacaccagagaacacactcaggggagaagccctatgtgtgtagggagtgtgggagaggctttagagataagtcaggtctcatcaaacaccagagaacacactcaggggagaagccctatgtgtgtagggagtgtgggcgaggctttacacagaagtcatctctcatcaaacaccagaggacacactcgggggagaagccctatgtgtgcagggagtgtgggagaggctttagagataagtcagttctcatcaaacaccagagaacacactcaggggagaagccctatgtgtgtagggagtgtgggcgaggctttacacagaagtcatctctcatcaaacaccagaggacacactcgggggagaagccctatgtgtgcagggagtgtgggagaggctttagagataagtcatgtctcatcaaacaccagaggacacactcaggggagaagccctatgtgtgcagggagtgtgggagaggctttagagataagtcaggtctcatcaaacaccagagaacacactcaggggagaaaccctatgtgtgtagggagtgtgggagaggctttagagataagtcagttctcatcaaacaccagagaacacattcaggggagaagccctatgtgtgtagggagtgtgggagaggctttagagataagtcaagtctcatcaaacaccagagaacacactcaggggagaagccctatgtttgcagggagtgtgggcgaggctttacacagaagtccaatCTCATGAGACACCAGacaacacactcaggggagaagcccggtGTTTGCAGGGAGGATGCATCATGAGCCCTAAATTGCACCTCAGCAGCTACAGGGCAAGTGTAGGCACCGCATACCTCATACCCCAGCTCTGAGGGGGCTTTAGAGGAAGCCTgctggcccctttccctccccaagagTGTAATAGTACAGAAGTAACTGGTCAAACAAATCCTCCGCTTTCAAAAGGAGAGGCAATAGACAAACAGTTCCGTAAGTGCTATGGGGATGTCAACACGAATGTCCCTCATGGTGCTTTTGGCCtcgttttaataaagtttgtgtccagacaaacctgaagcctacgtgcctcatccccctcatcactgaaagcagagttccaggagggcCTCAAAGAACCCTCAGCCACAGACCTGAACCCGGGAAGGCGGAATCTGGCGTCAGTCCAGTGAGTTCCCCgtcagggagagggattgagacacactcaccaggaacatgaataggaccccaccaaccccttggcttctcctggctcctcccctgattCCTTAGACCTCTGTAGCCTCAAAGGTGAAAGTcagagagggtgtgtgcaggtgtgtgtgtgcatgtgtgtgtacatatgtgtgcgtgtgtgtgtgtgtgtgcctgtgtgcctgtgcacacacctgtgctgcctcagtctggacacccaagcaggggccctgtgctgcctcagtctcGCCTGGGGCATAGCATGTGGGCGCCAGGTCTGTCCACaagggtttgagtctcagctctgccctcacaactgtgtgtcctaaggcaagacccccaaattctctgtgcctctttccaaACTATAAAGCGGGAGGGTGACCCAGGCTTTGGAGTGTCATTCAGAGTGGGGTCAGCACcggtgcctctggctcagggtggTTAAAACACGCATCTCTCGGTGAACAGCGTCTGACAGGCCTTGAGGTGGACAAGGgcggcagagggagtggggccgAGGAGCCAGTATAGAGCTCAAGCAGCCCCACTGTTCTGCGTGGACTCGGCTGCCTGAGCAGGAGGCGTGGGGTCAGGCATGCTCCTCCcccggccaccccctcccactaagcctgggcaggtggcactgagattgaccaggacaaaggccctcaccaccctgctgagagctgctgggtgcacctcacctcacagTGTGTGCGACGCCCACCTCGCAGCAGCTCCTGGTGCCTGGCCTTGTACCTGGGTCTGCGGTtctcaccctcccctgacctgtCTGAAATCCTTAACTGCACGTTTCTTATGGGGAGTCTGATGGGCCATGGACCCGTgtgagcagagcaggcaggccGTGTCGGTCATTCCTGGCCACCGGTTCACAGGTAATGTCCACTGAGGCCAGGAGCACCGACCCTCATGGGCCCATGTGTGGGAGTCCAGCGAGGCTCCAGGGAACAGgtaagcatctgcctgtggaggcGATGGGGCCCCAGCAACCAGAGGCCCCGCTTTTCTTACAACAGAGCGGACgtccatgcagggagcaggcacacgCGGTGAGGGCCCGTCACCCCTCAGCCCGAGGGACCTAGCACAGAACCTGTTTCTGGAGGAGAGCTCCTGAAGGGGGTACCCAAACCCACGACCTGGGACCATAACCTTCCCTCTcccgcccggctggcgtggctcagcacttgagtatcgacctatgaaccaggaggtcagggttcaattcctggtcagggcacatgctcgggttgtgggcttgatccccagtgtggggcctgcaagaggcagcagatccatgattctctgccatcatggatgttctctctctctctctctctctctctctctctctctctctctctctctctctctctctccaccccccttcttctccctttctatctgaaatcaataaaaaatacatttaaaaaaatgatggcatttcTATGTGAAGAATGGAAACCTCATTCCCTACAATGACTGAGGGCTTGGGTTGGTGACCTGAAACTCTCAGAAGCAACCATTGAGCCTCACCTTCATACTCGTGTTTTCCCACATTAACCCAATCCTGAAACACCTCAGGACCAGGAGAAATCTGCCAGTTGGGATATTGTTTTCTGTGGGTCTCAGCAGACTCGGGAGGAGCCAGCCCACAGTCATGGAGCTGTTGacacccaagcaggggccctgtgcacattggaaggtgggctctctcgctcaggtcaggaggggcaaacccccacccccagcatcgcATTGAAACACCACACATTTCCAAGTGGCTCAGCACCTCCGGTGAGTATCTCTCAGGGGGTGAAGGAAAGCTTTGCACAATCAAGTcctcattcacattaaaaatgttggtgtACCCGTGCCCAAACCTCCACATACAGGAAGGTTCTGGTTTGACTAGTCACGCCTTGATTTGTTGAATACATCTTTCCCAGGTTGCAATGATTAGCCTTTAACTTCATGCCCAGCTTTTTCTACCATTTGTTTCCATGTCCAGTGTGACACATCTCACttcctttggaaggaaatggaaaattctccaggatGCGATGCTCCGCTGTTTGGGTGTAGATGTGCACACACGTTTTAAACTGAGATACTGTGAACATTCATGAACTGGAATTCTCACAATGACTAGGAAAGACAAGTGGTGGGTGTTTTCGGTAAAATCTGATACCTATTGGGAGGAGGATAGGAGCAGATTTGacagtttccagttttattttaaatctgttgttcttgatctgacacacagagggacagggagacaaagagaaacaatcaggtgatgggggtggccttaccaggaatcaagggcacttcttggttcataggtcagcactcactcATTGAGCCTCGCTTGCTGGGCTGTGTGTTGCTATTTGGATGACCTCTTTCTACAAAGACAgtgcggccctggctgggtagattacatgccagggggatgagagccttTACCTTGCTGGTGTTCTCATGCTGCTTGGAGCATCAGGcctgtttccatcatcacagcaggtgggagctgtggcatcagtacaagcctacttctaccttctgcctataggttcataacagaatgaagggaaaaccATGAAGGTTGTCTCAACAAGGGGACcagtcatttagcaaacattctgCTTTGGTGACAACACATGACCCCCAACAGTTCCTTGGGCAGCGATACACAGTAATACTTACCAAGTTTCTAAACATTTGCCAAGTAAAACATtcactcttacaaagtttttttttttaatattttattggttttttacagagaggaagggagagggatagagagttagaaacatcggtgagagagaaacatcaatcagctgcctcctgcacactccctactggggatgtgcccgcaaccaaggtacatgcccttgtccggaatcgaacctgggacccttcagtccgcaggccgacgctctatccactgagccaaaccggttagggccactcttacaaagtttttaacatGCTCACTTAATTACACTTAGGAAGGCAACTTTGTACGGGAAATGtcgttttctaaaataaaatgtatgtataatacAAATGTAGAATACATCACACAGATGACTGCTTGGcttggatttatttttcatacatacaataactatatagaataagtttgagatcacttttcaaacaactgatgtgtgaatggatgtccagagaggtcttgggtcttgggcagagtcaccatgaagtaggtgctgtctgtggaaatggaatccagggttctggagtcaaaaacctctgagaaggtacatctgggaggataaaaggaaccagcacagtggtcacaggttcccggatgtcacctctccaggccactgcATCCTCGATTATCTGTGTGTCCCTCGGTCTCTGTGTCCCTCGGTctatgtgtccctcagtctgtgtgtccctcagcctgtatgTCCCTCGGTCACTGACACCGGGTGAGTCTGCTCCCATCTTCTCAGTGTGGGGGACTCTGGGAGCAGCGACACAACGCAGTAGAGGAGAGCACGTGCAGgaccctcctctgtccattcCCCGCCTCCTTCACGCCTCGCTTTCCCCTGCTTGTCCaggcctcgccccccccccctcagagcCTCGCCCCAACGTGGTGGCTTGGGAGACCCTGCAAGGACCGCGCTAGAATGGCCTCGTCGTGTTGTGTCAGGATCTTGCCAGCTGAGAGacactcatacattttatttttatcttatagacacattccttggaaaaacatcagcggagctgaatgctctgctcatcaaggtgcctttctttaggggtatgctgctttttcacaccctccaaagcttttccttctttgtacgtttttcttgtttatgttttggttaattcttaccagaggatatgtttttactgacagagggagggggggggagggagggaggggatagagaagaaacaaaaacgcaaacatgaatatgcaagagacacatggatctttggctcccacaagagcccagactggggcaggcaatgaagcctgcatcccaggtatgtgctctggaccaggaatccCACCAGCGACCCTTCCCTGGGCACCCGAAGGTCTAACcagtgaacaacactggccaggcctattccttctgcttagcagatgagagcaaatgtcactctttcttctggcagaaggcggccaatctatgatgatcactcatcattgatctttctctcttcctttctgaactagtagaaatgtatatttctaaaaaaaaccactgtggccctggccagtgtgcctcagtggggagagtgtcaacctatgtattgaagggcccctggtttgattcccggtcagggcacatgccccggttgcgggctggatccgcaGTAGGGAGGGGgtgatacaggaggcagctgatccatgattctctctcatcattgatgtttccatctctatccctttcccttcatctctgaaatcaataaaactatatttaaaaaaaaaaacatactgggtttcaacacaaaagtttaaattgaaattttttcgCGCTACTAACATGTTCCCATGATACCCTGCATCTGGAGGTGCCATCAACAATGACAGCCTCCCTGGTACTGATTGCATCAATAATGGCAGCCTACAGGGGAAGGACTGCCTCAGTAATGCCCGCCTCTAGGCTACATTGATCATTGCAGCCTCCAGAGTACTAGCTGCCTCAGTAATGCCCTACAGAAGCCGCTGAGTCTAGTGGTAATAACACGTTCTTGCGATACCCTTGCGCCTCGCTGTACGGACTGGCTGCTGCAATCATAGCGGCCGCCGGGTTACTGGCTCCCTCAGGAAAGGAGACCTGTCCTGTACTGGCTGCCTTGGTGACGGCGGCcgccccaggactgactgctccaatcatggcagcctctaggttacggactgaattactgaacgcacagcttccccatgtcagtgcagcagccaaggcctccctctgcagggctgggacaggaaggggtGCAAAAGCCAGACCCGTGACTTCAGTCCATCCGGGGAAGGAATAATTGCA
Encoded proteins:
- the LOC132225530 gene encoding histone-lysine N-methyltransferase PRDM9-like, which translates into the protein MSRRGRTARHGAEDSEDSDEEWTPRPRAKPSWVAFRVEQNKHQKAKSRTSLSNESTLKELSGTANLLTTSGSEQTQKPVPPPGEASPSGQHPRSKLDLRRKEIEVKMYSLRERKCCVYQEVSEPQDDDYLYCEKCQNFFIDSCAVHGPPTFVKDSAADKGHANRSALTLPPGLRIGPSGIPEAGLGVWNEECDLPEGLHFGPYEGQVTEDEATANNGYSWLITKGRNCYEYVDGKDTSQANWMRYVNCARDDQEQNLVAFQYHRQIFYRTCRVVRKGCELLVWYGEEYGQKLGIKRGSKWKTELVAGREPKPEIHTCPSCSVAFSSQTFLSQHVKRNHPSEILPGAPAGKNLQSEEPGPERQNQQQQQHPGPHGWNDKAEGQEVKGTSKPLLKRIRHRGTSRDSFKPPNRQIGSSSERERIMEEEPSTGQDVNPKNRGKLSVGVRMSKIVTINHGGCGQGFNDKSHIDTHQRTHSGEKPYVCRECGKGFTRKSHLIRHQRTHSGEKPYVCSECGKGFTRKSHLIRHQRTHSGEKPYVCRECGRGFTQKSSLITHQRTHSGEKPYVCRECGRGFKDKSSLIKHQRTHSGEKPYVCRECGRGFRDKSGLIKHQRTHSGEKPYVCRECGRGFRDKSGLIKHQRTHSGEKPNVCRECGRGFTDNSSLIKHQRTHSGDKPYVCRECGRGFRDKSGIIKHQRTHSGEKPYVCRECGRGFRDKSGLIKHQRTHSGEKPYVCRECGRGFTQKSSLIKHQRTHSGEKPYVCRECGRGFRDKSVLIKHQRTHSGEKPYVCRECGRGFTQKSSLIKHQRTHSGEKPYVCRECGRGFRDKSCLIKHQRTHSG